A single genomic interval of Helianthus annuus cultivar XRQ/B chromosome 6, HanXRQr2.0-SUNRISE, whole genome shotgun sequence harbors:
- the LOC118479643 gene encoding protein FAR1-RELATED SEQUENCE 5-like codes for MYNIKEVWVPAYFREIPMSCLMKTTSRCESSNSAFKVNSSWANTLVQFFFCCYDSTLESQRYRQRVGDFKADDRAHEFKSGLAIEKHCALLYSPAIFVEVRKEILKGLLHCYTTGVEEVDGRKVYTVTHLDKRSDVVNEFTVKVDPVEDTTTCSCNLWCHIGYLCRHIFCVFRQTKLDEIPAKYVVSRWGRHVLPKSVFHVEFRYGVDLSPVSLTRNTLVDCFSEALQAVMGDRAAMEDFIEKIKGWTKELNDDRRGKRVAEATESQVMADMLGVVVEGSSPSPPNQNAKA; via the exons ATGTACAACATAAAGGAGGTGTGGGTCCCGGCTTATTTTAGAGAAATCCCAATGTCATGTTTGATGAAGACTACATCCCGATGCGAGAGTTCGAACTCTGCGTTTAAGGTGAACTCGTCCTGGGCGAACACCCttgtccaattttttttttgttgttatgACTCCACGTTGGAGTCCCAACGCTATAGGCAGAGGGTTGGGGACTTCAAGGCGGATGATCGCGCGCACGAGTTCAAATCTGGTTTGGCGATAGAGAAGCACTGCGCATTATTGTATTCCCCGGCCATATTCGTCGAGGTCCGCAAAGAGATCCTGAAGGGCCTTTTACACTGCTACACTACCGGGGTCGAAGAAGTCGACGGGAGAAAGGTGTATACTGTTACGCATTTGGACAAGCGTTCCGATGTCGTCAATGAATTCACG GTTAAAGTCGACCCAGTCGAGGACACTACAACATGCTCCTGTAACCTTTGGTGCCATATTGGATACCTTTGCAGGCATATATTTTGCGTCTTCCGGCAAACAAAGTTGGACGAAATCCCGGCTAAGTATGTGGTTAGTCGCTGGGGACGTCACGTGTTGCCGAAGTCGGTTTTTCATGTAGAATTCAGGTATGGGGTAGACTTGTCTCCGGTTTCGTTAACCAGGAACACCCTAGTGGACTGCTTTTCTGAAGCGCTTCAGGCTGTGATGGGCGACCGGGCAGCGATGGAGGATTTCATTGAAAAAATCAAAGGCTGGACAAAAGAATTGAATGACGATCGACGCGGTAAAAGAGTCGCCGAGGCAACAGAATCACAGGTTATGGCTGATATGCTTGGCGTGGTGGTGGAAG GCTCGTCACCAAGCCCTCCAAATCAAAATGCGAAAGCCTAA